The genomic DNA CCCTACAATTACAGGAATCTTTTTATTTACTAATTCAACAACTTTAGATACAATCTTTTCTCTCTCATTTTCATCTATTGTAGGTGCTTCACCAGTTGTTCCTAACACTACTAATCCATCAACATAGTTCATTTGAAAAAGAGCAAATTCTTCTAACGCTTTGTAATCCACTTCATAATTTTCATCAAATGGTGTTATTATTGCAGTTGCCACACCTTTAAACATATAAATCCCTCCTCATCGGAAATTTTTTATTGTTGAAAAATAATCTTCTAACGTTTCTGCTCTTCTAATCATTTTAAAATCTTTCCCATCGTATATAAATTCTGCGGATCTTAATTTTCCATTATAATTGAATCCCATCGAATGCCCATGAGCTCCAACATCATGTATTATCAAAACATCTCCTTCTTCAACTTTTGGCAATTCTCTATCAATTGCAAATTTATCGTTATTTTCACACAAAGAACCTACAATATCGTATTTATATTTTTTTGTATTATTTTCTTTACCTAATACTGTAATATGATGATACGCTTTATTTGGTCCATATAAACCAGGCCTCATTAAATTTGCCATGTTTGCATCTACACCTATATAGGTTTTATAGCTTTCTTTTATATGCAAAACTTTTGTTATTAAATATCCATGAGCACCTGTAATATATCTTCCATTTTCTGTATATATTTTTGGTTTAAAATTTTTAAAATATTTATTATATGTTTTCTGAATATTTTCGCTTAATAATTTTATATCTAACTCTTTTTCTTCAGGTCTGTACGGTATTCCAAAGCCTCCACCAATATCTATAAATTCAAAATTAAGATTTAATTCTTTTGATATATTATTTACTGTTTTAAATATTATTTCTGTATTTTTTGTAATTAATTCAACATCTAACGTATTAGAAATTATCATTGCATGTAATCCAAATCTTTTTACACCTAATTTTTTTAAATATTTATAACCCTCTAATAATTTTTCATAAGGCATTCCAAATTTTGATTCTAAAGGATTACCTAAAACGTTGGATCCATAAGCATTTTTAGGTGTATATCTTATTGAAGCAATTTGAGGAATACCAATTTTATTTATAAACTTTGGAATATGACCAATATCATCAAAATTTATAATTGCATCTAAATCATATGCTTTCTTATATTCTTCCAATGGAGTATTATTAGATGTAAATAAAATATTATCTCCTTTTAACCCTACCATTTCTGACAAAACCAGTTCTGCCATTGAACTACAATCAGTCCCTGCACCATTTTCTTCCAGTATTCTCAAAATATATGGATTCGGTGTAGCTTTTACAGCAAAATACTCTTTAAACTTACACCAGGAAAATGCATTTTGTAGCTTTTTTAAAGAATTAATAATACCCTTTTGATCATAAACATAAAAAGGTGTTGGATATTTTTTTAATAATTTATCTACAGAAAATGGTATTTTTTTCATATTTCCCCTCATTTCTTTAAAATTTATAATGTATGATGATTCAATTCAAAATGTTTTAATAATATTCTTACTGCATTGGTAGCAGCACCTACTCTAACATTATCGGCTACAACCCACATTAAAAATGTATATTCATCCATTTTTCTTAATCTGGAAACATATGTAATATCAGAACCTTCTACGTTCAACGGTGTTATTAAATTATCAGTATATTTTACATTTTTTGTATTTGAAATTAACTCTTTAACTTCTAAAATTGATGCTTTTTTTTTGGTTTTGAAAGTAATACTTTCAGAATGACCATATAAAACAGGTACTCTTACTGCTGTTGGATAAACATTTATACTATAATCAGAATAAATTTTTTTTGTTTCATTTATCATTTTCATTTCCTCTTGTGTAAATCCATTACTTTCTATAGGACCAATTTGAGGAATTACATTATTCATAATTTTTTCTGGAAAATGGGTAATATTATTCATTCCCTTTAGTTGATTTAACAATTCTTGAATACCTTTATTTCCAGCACCTGAAACTGCTTGATATGTACTCACAAATATTTCAGAAATTCCAAATTCTTTTTGTATATTTGATAGAGCTAAAACCATTTGAATAGTTGAGCAGTTAGGATTTGCTATAATTCCTCTATAATTCTTTATAATCTCTCCATTTATTTCAGGTACAACTAAAGGAATATCTTTTTCCATTCTAAATGCAGAAGAATTATCAATTACAATATTACCAAACTCAGAAGCTAATGGCGCAAATTTTTTTGAAATAGTTGCTCCAGCTGAAAAAAGTAAATAATCAAATTTATCTTTCATTTTTTCTTCAGTTAACTCTTCCACAAAATACCCTTTATTTTTAAATTTTATTTCTTTTCCTTCTGATTTTTTACTTGCAAATAATTTTAATTCTGTAACGTTGATATTTAAATCTTCTAATACTTTAACCATAGTTCTTCCAACTTCACCTGTTGCTCCCACAATACCAATTTTCATATTCTCCCTCCTAACAAAAACGGCCTTCCGAAAAACACGGAAGGCCTTATTTGAAATAATATAATAATCAAATTATTCCAAACGGCTCTCCGCGCTTTCACGCGACAGTCACATAGGTATTCCCTATGCAACCAGGCATGTAAGATGGGTAAATCTTACACCCTTCGGCAACCTCGCCTTTCGTCTACCCCAAGCCTACCCTAGCGATAGGTAGATTACTCATCTTGGTTGCGCCTCCGTTTGTTCGTAAAACATATTAACTTTTGATGTAGTTTAACAAATAAAATTGAACAAAAGATTACAAAAACACAACAACAATATTAATCGAATTATTTCAATTTTATTTTATCAACTTTTACCTTTATTCTTTTCATTCTCAAACGTTCAATAAATCTAATAATTGGGCATCTCATTTTCCACTTTTGGAAAAAAGTCATATTTTACCTCCAAAAATCTTTTTTATTTATTATATCACAAAATCACAAATAAAAAAAGAGCAGTATCATCTGCTCTTTTCTGGCGGAGAGGGTGGGATTTGAACCCACGGATGGGTTTTGCCCATCACACGCTCTCCAGGCGTGCGCCTTAGACCGCTCGGCCACCTCTCCGTTATATTAACTTTCCAACATATTTTATCATATCTTTCCAATTTAGTCAAGCTATTTATTTAAATAAAATTAAAACTTATTATTAACTTATTTCTCTTTTTCTGCTACCAGTTTTTCATAACAATCTCTACAAACCGCAATATACTTTTCAAATCCACCAACATCAATTTCAGAACCATTTCCAACAATTTTAAAAGAAATAGTTCCATTATATTCACCACATTCATGACAAACTGCTTTTTTCTTAATAATCTCATCAGCATAAGCTGATAATAATATGGTTGTATTAAACGGATTGTTTTTATATGTTAAGTCTAATCCAGAACAATAGACATTAATTCCTTTTTTTATTAAATCTAATATAACATCTTTTAATTCTTCATCAAAAAATTGAACTTCATCTACAAAAACAGCTTTTTCATCATAATCCAAATATTCATACATTTCTTTTGAGTGTTTTATTGGAATAGCTTTAATTTTTGTCCCTGTATGTGAGACAACATATTCTGAAGAATATCTATCATCAATGATAGGTTTAAAAACCTTTATCTTCTTTCTTCCTAATGTATATATTTCAACAAAAGAAATAAGTTCCGATGTTTTACCTGAATACATAGGACCTACTATTAAAATAAAGTTTCCGGACATTTAAATTCCTCCTTGTTCAGAATATTTTTTTCGTATTATTAAATGATACAAAATAAGAATTATAAAAGATATGAAATAAAGAAAAATACTAAAATTTTCATTTAAATTTATATACATTATATAATTATTTATATAATGTAAAATATATTTTATATTTGATATATAAACATTTGTGATATTCGATATGATATCAGGTAAAGGTATAATTATGTATATTAACGATATAATAAGCAAAGAATATACAATTGGAACAAATAAAAAACTCATTAATGGACCAATTATTGAAAACCCTTCAAAAAATAATATACTCCATGGTAAAATAGCTAAAAATGCTGAAATTGTTATTAAAAAAGGATTTTTCGAATACTCGATAACCTGTAATATTGAAAATGCAGCGAAATAACTCATTAAAAATCCTACTGAAAAAATAACATTTGGATTATACAATAAATTTGTTACACCTATTATACCCAATATATTTTTTGAATCTATATTAAATCCAAAAATTTTATTTAATTCAATTATTATTAATAAAAAAACCGCTCTTGTAGCTGAATCAGAAAAACCTGAAGCACATAGATAAAATAATAATACTAAAATTGTTGTTACTCTTCTATAGTTTATAGGTAAAAGTGTAAAAGAATATACTAAATAAAGAATTGAATATATGATATATACATGGAATCCTGAAACAGCAAACAAATGTAATAATCCTGAATTTTTAAAAATTTCAGCATTTTTACCTCTTAAACCACCAAAAATTACTGAAAATAATATATTTTTATTTTCATATGGAAAATTTCTATACATTCTTTCTTTTAAAAAATTCCTTAAAGAATATATACTCTTTTTTGAAGAATTAGCCATATAATCAATTTCAAATTTATTTTTTACCTTTTTACCAATTATATATACTCTATTTCCTATTTTAAAAGGGTCTGTTGAATATTTATTATATGAAAAATATATCTTTTCTTTTACTTTCTTCCATGAATCATTAAAAAAAATCTTATCCGCTTTAACCACATAAAAATTATAGTTTTTATCTATAATTTTTCCCAAAATACCTATATTATAACTTAACGGTATTGTATATGTTTTTAATGTTGATATAAAAATCAAAATTAAAATTAATAAAAATACAATCTTTGTTTTAAATGAATATTTAAAAACAAAAAAGACTACAGCCATAAAAATTATGGCTGTAGTCATCATTTTTGCTTTTATCATAAGGATTAAAACAATTGAACTAAAAAACAAATTTACAAAAAATGGCATTAGGCTCCAAATTTTTCAAGTTTTCTTGCATTTGCCATTAATAAACTCATTAAATCAACAGCATATATGGTTCCTACAGATCCTCTAGCACATTCAAATTCATCAAATGCTTTGGAAAGCCCTGCTCTTGTATATGCAGATTTTATCATAAAAGGAACTGGATGCCAGCTATGACCGCTTATTGCTACAGGTGTTGAATGGTCTCCAGTAACTACAAGAACATCAGGATTTAATTCCAATAATTTTGGTAATGCTTTATCTACCATTTCGATAACATGTGTTTTTGCATCAAAATTACCATCTTCTCCATAAGAATCTGTCTTTTTTATATGCACATAGAAGAAATCATATTCATCCCAATGTTTTTTTAGTGTTTCAAATTCATCTTCAGGAGTTTCACCATCAACATTTAAAATATCCATTCCAACTAATTTTGCTAATCCTTTATACATTGGATAAACAGCTATTGCAGCTGCTCTCATTTTATATACTTCTGGAAATTTAGGAATTGCTGGATATTTCGAAAACCCTCTGATTAAGGCAAAGTTTATTTTTGGTTCATCTTTTAACACTTCTCTGATTTCTTTCATTAATTTTGTAAATATTTCTGCAGTTTTTTCTGCTTCAGGATGTGTAGCATGTGCCCATTTTATTGGTAATCCTTCTTTTTGAGGATCTGCATCCTCTATTCTATCATCTAAACCTTCACCGGTTAATTTAACAACAAATCTATGTTCTTTACCAGGATAAAATTGAACTTTCACACCATCTATTTCTTTAATACTTTCTTGTAATTTTTCTACTATTTTCTTTGATATTTCTGTGGCTGGTCTTCCTGCTCTTCTATCAACAACAATATCGCCATCTATTGTAGCAAAGTTACCTCTTGCAACAACATCTTTTTCTCCAACTTCAACGTCAATGCCCAATGCTTCCAAAATACCTCTACCAATTTGAAATTTTATTGGGTCATATCCAAACAAACCTAAATGTCCTGGACCAGAACCTGGTGTAACCCCTGGTAATACTGGAATCGTTTGTCCTAAATCTGACTCTGTAGCAACTTTGTCTAAATTTGGTGTTTTTGCCGCTTGTAATGGTGTTTTCCCATTAACAACAGTATCTCCAATACCATCCATTACTAACATTACTATTTTTGAATCAGTTTTTGTTATTAATTTCTGTAAAAATTCTTGTCTATCTACCATCATTTTTCTCCCTCCCTACTTACAATCTTAATTACATTATAGCATATTTTAATTCATTCAATATAATATTTTAGTAAAAATTTAGATAATTCAATATTTTTTGATATAATATTTTAAACAAACAAATGAGTTTAAAAAACATAAGGAGTGATTTAATGATAAAAGGAATTATCTTCGATTTGTACGGTACATTAATAAATGCCAATCAGTTGTTTTTACCAATTGCAAAAATTATTTCCAATGAAATTGGACAACCCGCAGATATATTAGAAAAAAACATCAAAGAAACTTATAATAAGCATTTTAAAGACTATCATTTGAAACCTTTCAAACCTGAACGAGAATATTATAAATTACTTTTTAATGAATTAAAAGAAAATTTAAATTTAAAAAATTCTATTGATTATTATATTGATGAAATGTATAAAACATTTATTGATTTAAAACCATATGATGATGTTGAACATCTAAACACTATAAAAGAAAAAGGATTGAAAATAGCTATATTATCAAATGCGGATAATGATTTCGTTTTACCCTCTTTAGAAAAAAATATATTTCCATTTGACATTTTAATAACTTCACATTCTACAAAATTATATAAACCTGATCCCAAAATTTTTGATTACACATTAAACAAAATAAAATTAAACAAAGAGGAAGTTATTTTTATCGGTGATAATTACAATGTTGATATATTAGGTGGAATCAATTATGGAATAAAATCAATATTAATAAAAAGAATTCCTTCTAACCTTAATTATCCTGATACGATTTATTCTTTAAAAGAGTTGTTTAAATATATCTATTGAATAGATTAAAGTTAAAATATTAAATTAACCTTACGTGCTGCACCACTTCTAAACAAGGTTCTGGTGCCAGCCCCTTTCTTTATTAAATCAAATAATTTTTCTGAATTTTCTATATACGATCCTGATAAAATTTTCACAGGGAAAACATCTTCAACCATTATTGTAGATGGACCAGCAATTGCTACTCTATCTGTATTAACATAATTTAATATCCAATCAATCGTTCCATTTACAATTGTTGTTCCCGTAATTATTATAGCAGTACATTTTGGAAGCATTTCTATAATAGCCCAATCTGGTAAAATATAGTCTGCTCTTCTTTGCCTATCAAAAATTAAAACATCCCAAACCTTTGGTCTTAAAGCATCGACAAATGGAGTTATCTCGCCAACAATACCAACAATATCTTTTTTATTAAATTCCATCAACTTTAATGTGTCTCCTTC from Marinitoga hydrogenitolerans DSM 16785 includes the following:
- a CDS encoding HAD family hydrolase, encoding MIKGIIFDLYGTLINANQLFLPIAKIISNEIGQPADILEKNIKETYNKHFKDYHLKPFKPEREYYKLLFNELKENLNLKNSIDYYIDEMYKTFIDLKPYDDVEHLNTIKEKGLKIAILSNADNDFVLPSLEKNIFPFDILITSHSTKLYKPDPKIFDYTLNKIKLNKEEVIFIGDNYNVDILGGINYGIKSILIKRIPSNLNYPDTIYSLKELFKYIY
- a CDS encoding aspartate-semialdehyde dehydrogenase; the encoded protein is MKIGIVGATGEVGRTMVKVLEDLNINVTELKLFASKKSEGKEIKFKNKGYFVEELTEEKMKDKFDYLLFSAGATISKKFAPLASEFGNIVIDNSSAFRMEKDIPLVVPEINGEIIKNYRGIIANPNCSTIQMVLALSNIQKEFGISEIFVSTYQAVSGAGNKGIQELLNQLKGMNNITHFPEKIMNNVIPQIGPIESNGFTQEEMKMINETKKIYSDYSINVYPTAVRVPVLYGHSESITFKTKKKASILEVKELISNTKNVKYTDNLITPLNVEGSDITYVSRLRKMDEYTFLMWVVADNVRVGAATNAVRILLKHFELNHHTL
- a CDS encoding ComEC/Rec2 family competence protein; this encodes MPFFVNLFFSSIVLILMIKAKMMTTAIIFMAVVFFVFKYSFKTKIVFLLILILIFISTLKTYTIPLSYNIGILGKIIDKNYNFYVVKADKIFFNDSWKKVKEKIYFSYNKYSTDPFKIGNRVYIIGKKVKNKFEIDYMANSSKKSIYSLRNFLKERMYRNFPYENKNILFSVIFGGLRGKNAEIFKNSGLLHLFAVSGFHVYIIYSILYLVYSFTLLPINYRRVTTILVLLFYLCASGFSDSATRAVFLLIIIELNKIFGFNIDSKNILGIIGVTNLLYNPNVIFSVGFLMSYFAAFSILQVIEYSKNPFLITISAFLAILPWSILFFEGFSIIGPLMSFLFVPIVYSLLIISLIYIIIPLPDIISNITNVYISNIKYILHYINNYIMYINLNENFSIFLYFISFIILILYHLIIRKKYSEQGGI
- a CDS encoding Rossmann-like domain-containing protein, with product MSIAKKLYIKALENVTDEFIEDFVIGIGETAVKLSDGRTGFVATNREDTLGKCEEFYKCMGLDGKPESKAEVGMKVKDLLEIGLFSGDPLLRSVSYAAVNAVFNKNPERFIEGDTLKLMEFNKKDIVGIVGEITPFVDALRPKVWDVLIFDRQRRADYILPDWAIIEMLPKCTAIIITGTTIVNGTIDWILNYVNTDRVAIAGPSTIMVEDVFPVKILSGSYIENSEKLFDLIKKGAGTRTLFRSGAARKVNLIF
- a CDS encoding diaminopimelate decarboxylase family protein; the encoded protein is MKKIPFSVDKLLKKYPTPFYVYDQKGIINSLKKLQNAFSWCKFKEYFAVKATPNPYILRILEENGAGTDCSSMAELVLSEMVGLKGDNILFTSNNTPLEEYKKAYDLDAIINFDDIGHIPKFINKIGIPQIASIRYTPKNAYGSNVLGNPLESKFGMPYEKLLEGYKYLKKLGVKRFGLHAMIISNTLDVELITKNTEIIFKTVNNISKELNLNFEFIDIGGGFGIPYRPEEKELDIKLLSENIQKTYNKYFKNFKPKIYTENGRYITGAHGYLITKVLHIKESYKTYIGVDANMANLMRPGLYGPNKAYHHITVLGKENNTKKYKYDIVGSLCENNDKFAIDRELPKVEEGDVLIIHDVGAHGHSMGFNYNGKLRSAEFIYDGKDFKMIRRAETLEDYFSTIKNFR
- a CDS encoding 2,3-bisphosphoglycerate-independent phosphoglycerate mutase → MVDRQEFLQKLITKTDSKIVMLVMDGIGDTVVNGKTPLQAAKTPNLDKVATESDLGQTIPVLPGVTPGSGPGHLGLFGYDPIKFQIGRGILEALGIDVEVGEKDVVARGNFATIDGDIVVDRRAGRPATEISKKIVEKLQESIKEIDGVKVQFYPGKEHRFVVKLTGEGLDDRIEDADPQKEGLPIKWAHATHPEAEKTAEIFTKLMKEIREVLKDEPKINFALIRGFSKYPAIPKFPEVYKMRAAAIAVYPMYKGLAKLVGMDILNVDGETPEDEFETLKKHWDEYDFFYVHIKKTDSYGEDGNFDAKTHVIEMVDKALPKLLELNPDVLVVTGDHSTPVAISGHSWHPVPFMIKSAYTRAGLSKAFDEFECARGSVGTIYAVDLMSLLMANARKLEKFGA
- a CDS encoding thymidine kinase; this translates as MSGNFILIVGPMYSGKTSELISFVEIYTLGRKKIKVFKPIIDDRYSSEYVVSHTGTKIKAIPIKHSKEMYEYLDYDEKAVFVDEVQFFDEELKDVILDLIKKGINVYCSGLDLTYKNNPFNTTILLSAYADEIIKKKAVCHECGEYNGTISFKIVGNGSEIDVGGFEKYIAVCRDCYEKLVAEKEK